One segment of Variovorax paradoxus DNA contains the following:
- a CDS encoding helix-turn-helix transcriptional regulator, which translates to MRSPLSSSATSVRTYGMHERADHLDFDIRFQGARNELTLPHRHAYFQIQIGIEGSSRQAIGGEVRPFGPRHLSFVLPYRVHVIPHPPEALYCIVNFDQRFMWPELDVDALDLEDVPLARYPDLAPFLFQEYVDFAFDEADFARIRGWLDELHALNSGRSFGAKIAMRGIVQQVIALACMRQEQALMRLSVAHDGKTSQRDALQRVVRYVRDNLDKPLSLTDAAAAAFLSPNYLANLLRKETDRTFTDLVTERRIERAKELLSSTSMLVREIAHQCGFADEAYFNRRFRQWVGSTPRSFRRDHVAGTHARTTRPASRGN; encoded by the coding sequence ATGCGTTCCCCTCTCTCTTCTTCCGCCACGTCCGTGCGCACCTACGGCATGCACGAGCGAGCCGACCATCTCGATTTCGACATCCGTTTCCAGGGCGCGCGCAACGAGCTCACGCTGCCGCACCGGCATGCGTACTTCCAGATCCAGATCGGCATCGAGGGCAGCTCGCGGCAGGCCATCGGCGGCGAGGTGCGGCCCTTCGGCCCGCGCCACCTGAGCTTCGTGCTGCCGTACCGGGTGCACGTGATCCCGCATCCGCCCGAGGCGCTGTACTGCATCGTCAATTTCGACCAGCGCTTCATGTGGCCCGAACTCGACGTCGATGCGCTCGACCTGGAGGACGTGCCGCTTGCGCGCTATCCCGACCTCGCACCCTTCCTGTTCCAGGAGTACGTCGACTTCGCCTTCGATGAGGCCGACTTCGCGCGCATCCGCGGCTGGCTCGACGAGCTGCATGCGCTGAACAGCGGCCGCAGCTTCGGCGCGAAGATCGCGATGCGCGGCATCGTGCAGCAGGTCATTGCGCTGGCCTGCATGCGGCAGGAACAGGCGCTGATGCGGCTTTCGGTGGCGCACGACGGCAAGACGTCGCAGCGCGACGCACTGCAGCGCGTGGTGCGCTACGTGCGCGACAACCTCGACAAGCCGCTGTCGCTGACCGATGCGGCCGCCGCCGCGTTCCTGTCGCCGAACTACCTCGCGAACCTGCTGCGCAAGGAGACCGACCGCACCTTCACCGACCTGGTGACCGAACGGCGCATCGAGCGCGCGAAGGAACTGCTGTCGTCGACCTCGATGCTGGTGCGGGAGATCGCGCACCAGTGCGGCTTTGCCGACGAGGCCTACTTCAACCGGCGGTTCCGGCAGTGGGTGGGCAGCACGCCGCGAAGCTTCCGACGCGACCATGTCGCCGGCACGCACGCCCGGACAACGCGCCCGGCCTCGCGCGGCAACTGA
- a CDS encoding LysR family transcriptional regulator, with the protein MDRLQSMQIFARVVDMHSFNRAADSLLTSRSLVTRAIKDLEQFLGVRLLQRTTRHLSLTPEGTVYYDHCKRLLADIEAVESSFPARAGNPRGRLRVDMTLSLARLVVIPALKDFQARFPDVDLILTMSDRKVDLIQEGVDCVVRTGTPENSGTLVARRIGAFDWVTCASPTYIAQHGEPRTLDDLAQHHSVGYLSSQTARPWDWHFVVNGEDRFIAMREHLVVDDIDAYVACGAEGLGMVRAGSYMVLPYLLSGRLRRVLSDFSAPAIPLSVLYPQNRHLSPTVRAFADWVAEVVREAEAGWRVN; encoded by the coding sequence GTGGACCGTCTTCAATCGATGCAGATCTTTGCCCGCGTGGTGGACATGCACAGCTTCAACCGGGCCGCCGACAGCCTCCTCACCTCCAGGTCGCTGGTGACGCGCGCGATCAAGGACCTGGAGCAATTCCTGGGCGTGCGCTTGCTGCAGAGGACCACGCGGCACCTGAGCCTGACGCCCGAAGGCACCGTCTACTACGACCATTGCAAGCGCCTGCTGGCCGACATCGAGGCGGTGGAATCGAGCTTCCCCGCCAGGGCCGGCAATCCGCGCGGGCGGTTGCGCGTGGACATGACGCTGTCGCTGGCCCGACTGGTGGTCATACCGGCCCTCAAGGACTTCCAGGCGCGCTTCCCGGACGTCGACCTCATCCTGACGATGAGCGACCGGAAGGTCGACCTGATCCAGGAAGGCGTGGACTGCGTGGTCCGCACCGGAACCCCGGAGAACTCGGGCACGCTCGTCGCGCGCCGCATCGGCGCGTTCGACTGGGTCACCTGCGCGTCGCCGACCTACATCGCCCAGCACGGCGAGCCCAGGACCCTGGACGACCTGGCGCAGCATCACTCGGTCGGCTACCTGTCGAGCCAGACGGCGCGGCCGTGGGACTGGCATTTCGTGGTGAACGGAGAAGACCGGTTCATCGCGATGCGCGAGCATCTCGTGGTCGACGACATCGACGCCTATGTGGCCTGCGGCGCCGAAGGCCTGGGCATGGTCCGGGCCGGTAGCTACATGGTGCTGCCGTACCTGCTCAGCGGGCGCCTGCGCCGTGTGCTGAGCGATTTCTCGGCGCCGGCCATACCGCTTTCCGTGCTCTATCCCCAGAATCGCCACCTCTCGCCGACCGTGCGGGCCTTCGCGGACTGGGTCGCAGAGGTGGTCAGGGAGGCAGAGGCAGGTTGGCGCGTCAACTGA